From the Paludibacterium paludis genome, one window contains:
- a CDS encoding energy transducer TonB family protein, with amino-acid sequence MTDCKTYPPDDNSLGDLFSKPKAPPPRRAKARALQLLAVLAIGAVAYSVWQWASGIATVHRKPPELTTIIPLPPPPAPPPKPETPTPPEKKAVEPEPVPVPSEAPKPAEEAPPKPADAAADPMQMNADAQSGGDAFNIGAGSGRGMAGSGGGGRIGNATYGQYLGYALQKVLRETDTTRLLVYRMNVDLWISREGQVTRVEIAQSSGDREIDEKVLAVLRRTVFDQRPTTTTTMPVKVALTSRRPS; translated from the coding sequence GTGACTGATTGCAAAACCTATCCGCCCGACGACAACAGCCTTGGCGATCTGTTCTCGAAACCGAAAGCCCCGCCGCCGCGCCGCGCGAAGGCCCGCGCGCTGCAACTGCTTGCCGTTCTGGCGATCGGCGCGGTGGCGTATTCGGTCTGGCAGTGGGCCTCCGGCATCGCCACCGTGCACCGCAAGCCGCCGGAACTGACGACGATCATTCCGTTGCCGCCGCCACCGGCGCCGCCTCCCAAGCCGGAGACCCCGACGCCGCCGGAGAAGAAGGCGGTCGAACCCGAGCCCGTGCCGGTGCCTTCCGAGGCGCCCAAACCGGCCGAGGAGGCGCCGCCCAAACCGGCCGACGCCGCGGCCGATCCGATGCAGATGAACGCCGACGCGCAATCCGGCGGCGACGCCTTCAACATCGGCGCCGGCTCCGGGCGCGGCATGGCCGGCTCCGGCGGAGGCGGCCGGATCGGCAATGCCACCTACGGCCAGTATCTCGGTTACGCGCTGCAAAAGGTGCTGCGCGAAACCGATACGACCCGGCTTTTGGTGTACCGGATGAACGTCGACCTGTGGATCAGCCGTGAAGGGCAGGTGACGCGCGTCGAGATCGCGCAGTCCAGCGGCGACAGGGAGATCGACGAGAAAGTGCTGGCCGTGCTGCGGCGGACCGTGTTCGACCAGCGTCCGACAACGACCACCACCATGCCGGTCAAGGTCGCGCTGACCAGCCGCCGGCCTTCGTGA
- a CDS encoding DUF2341 domain-containing protein → MLRTLLCLLVLVTSTLLPSLSFAADWWQEDWKFRKPISIDTTPKGGNISEPVGRAPVLVRLHTGNFAFDGATENGSDLRFVAADGKTVLNHQIETFNPTLGIATVWVDVPEIKPGARQDIWMYYGNKSAPGAANGQTVFDPNYTLIYHFGGAADAAPRDTTAFANHAQKAAGAPVDGVIGRALQLAGQPLVLPASPSLAIAAGGEFTFSAWVRPDPIKGTQLIYARRDAGNALLIGVNQGVPFVEVNGQRSGQAQPLAAGAWQHLAVTARGQQVQLYVNGRPAASLAVALPAIASAAVLGGDVPAADGAAAVSAFAPFTGMIDEVRLSKVARVAPLLLADATSQGSDSRLVQYGADEEQAGFGFAGLTFLIKAVPFDAWIVLAILAFMMVQTWSIMITKFRRTKQLQTANDAFREAFSRVGTRLEMLADDNRAEAALKDASLWRLYAAAVNELRIRRQQGADTTSISGATIEAIRVSMDAVRTREMLALGSRLGSLSNAIAGGPYIGLLGTVLGIMVVFLGTAMAGDVNINAIAPGMAAALMATAAGLFVAIPALFGYNRIIGRNKEIGADMRVFVDEFVARLAEVHGETQSAETPHAPARAPAVPAPAATTA, encoded by the coding sequence ATGTTACGCACACTCCTTTGCCTGCTTGTCCTGGTGACAAGCACCCTGTTGCCTTCGCTGTCGTTCGCCGCGGACTGGTGGCAGGAAGACTGGAAGTTCCGCAAACCGATTTCCATCGACACCACGCCCAAAGGCGGCAACATCAGCGAGCCGGTCGGCCGCGCGCCGGTTCTGGTGCGGTTGCATACCGGCAATTTCGCCTTCGACGGCGCCACCGAGAACGGCTCGGACCTGCGTTTTGTCGCCGCCGACGGCAAGACCGTGCTCAACCATCAGATCGAGACTTTCAATCCGACCCTGGGCATCGCCACCGTCTGGGTCGATGTGCCCGAGATCAAGCCGGGCGCGCGTCAGGACATCTGGATGTACTACGGCAACAAGTCGGCCCCCGGCGCCGCCAACGGCCAGACTGTGTTCGATCCCAACTACACGCTCATCTATCACTTCGGCGGCGCGGCCGATGCCGCGCCACGCGATACCACGGCGTTCGCCAATCACGCCCAGAAGGCGGCCGGCGCGCCCGTGGACGGCGTGATCGGACGCGCGCTGCAACTGGCCGGCCAGCCGCTCGTGCTGCCGGCCTCTCCGTCGCTGGCCATCGCCGCCGGCGGCGAATTCACTTTCAGCGCCTGGGTGCGCCCCGACCCGATCAAGGGCACGCAACTGATCTATGCCCGCCGCGATGCCGGCAACGCCCTTCTGATCGGCGTGAACCAGGGGGTGCCCTTCGTGGAAGTCAACGGCCAACGCAGCGGTCAGGCCCAGCCTCTGGCCGCCGGCGCCTGGCAGCATCTGGCGGTGACGGCCCGCGGCCAGCAGGTTCAGCTCTACGTCAATGGCCGCCCCGCGGCGTCGCTCGCGGTCGCCCTGCCGGCCATCGCCTCGGCGGCGGTCCTTGGCGGCGATGTGCCCGCGGCCGACGGCGCGGCGGCGGTCTCCGCCTTCGCGCCGTTTACCGGCATGATCGACGAGGTGCGTTTGTCCAAGGTGGCGCGTGTCGCGCCGCTGCTGCTGGCGGACGCGACGAGCCAGGGCAGCGACTCCCGCCTGGTGCAGTACGGCGCCGATGAGGAACAGGCCGGCTTCGGTTTCGCGGGCCTGACCTTCCTGATCAAGGCCGTGCCGTTCGACGCCTGGATCGTGCTGGCCATTCTGGCGTTCATGATGGTGCAGACCTGGAGCATCATGATCACCAAGTTCCGCCGCACCAAACAGCTGCAAACCGCCAACGACGCCTTCCGCGAAGCCTTCTCGCGCGTCGGCACCCGCCTGGAAATGCTGGCCGACGACAACCGCGCCGAGGCGGCGCTCAAGGACGCGTCGCTGTGGCGCCTCTATGCCGCGGCGGTCAATGAGCTGCGCATCCGCCGTCAGCAGGGCGCCGACACCACCTCGATCTCCGGCGCCACCATCGAAGCGATCCGGGTCTCCATGGACGCGGTGCGCACCCGGGAAATGCTGGCGCTCGGCTCGCGCCTGGGCTCCTTGTCCAACGCCATCGCCGGCGGCCCGTACATCGGTCTTCTGGGCACGGTGCTCGGCATCATGGTGGTGTTCCTCGGCACCGCCATGGCCGGCGACGTGAACATCAACGCGATCGCGCCGGGCATGGCCGCGGCGCTGATGGCGACCGCCGCCGGTCTGTTCGTCGCGATCCCCGCCCTGTTCGGTTACAACCGCATCATCGGCCGCAACAAGGAAATCGGCGCGGACATGCGGGTGTTCGTCGATGAGTTCGTGGCCCGTCTCGCCGAAGTGCACGGCGAAACCCAGTCCGCCGAAACCCCACACGCTCCGGCGCGCGCGCCCGCCGTTCCGGCCCCCGCCGCCACCACCGCATAA
- a CDS encoding prepilin-type N-terminal cleavage/methylation domain-containing protein: MTPAPATPARQPGFTLIEVMIAIVIMAVISLIAWRGLDSMSRANTALALHSEEQARLMRALQQIEQDLLWRTTVELAPPQGIALLPAGMRAIRSEAAPLSLQWVRAAPAEPGRWQRVAWWVQSGTLYRAGSPAVPGYPIPDPAEKVAVLDGVASFEVRAWEPEQGWRTLPFTGNARAAASGLEVTVALRRGEGPARRYRRVIPLN, translated from the coding sequence ATGACCCCCGCGCCAGCGACACCGGCCCGCCAGCCGGGCTTCACCCTGATCGAGGTGATGATCGCCATCGTCATCATGGCGGTCATCAGCCTGATCGCCTGGCGCGGCCTGGACAGCATGAGCCGCGCCAATACCGCGCTCGCGCTGCACAGCGAAGAGCAGGCGCGCCTGATGCGCGCCCTGCAGCAGATCGAGCAGGACCTGCTGTGGCGCACCACCGTGGAGCTGGCGCCACCGCAGGGGATCGCGCTCTTGCCGGCCGGCATGCGGGCGATCCGCTCGGAAGCGGCGCCGCTGAGCCTGCAATGGGTGCGCGCCGCGCCGGCCGAACCGGGGCGCTGGCAGCGCGTGGCGTGGTGGGTGCAGTCCGGCACGCTGTACCGCGCCGGCTCGCCGGCCGTGCCGGGCTACCCCATTCCCGACCCCGCCGAGAAGGTGGCTGTGCTCGACGGCGTGGCGTCGTTCGAGGTGCGCGCCTGGGAGCCGGAGCAAGGCTGGCGGACGCTGCCGTTCACCGGCAACGCGCGCGCCGCGGCCAGCGGACTCGAAGTGACCGTGGCGCTGCGCCGCGGCGAAGGGCCCGCCCGGCGTTACCGGCGCGTGATCCCGCTGAACTGA
- a CDS encoding ExbD/TolR family protein, with protein sequence MASVSSQSDDDDDVPVDGINITPLVDVLMVVLVMFILTATAQIAGIRVNLPKASSSAALSQPKTKAISINDTGAVFLDAYPVTLPELEERLRTEKALNPEFPVIVRGDAVVQYQKVVEVLDLLRRLELSQVGLVTGKPN encoded by the coding sequence ATGGCTTCCGTATCCTCGCAAAGCGATGACGATGACGACGTCCCGGTCGATGGCATCAACATCACCCCCCTGGTCGATGTGCTGATGGTCGTGCTGGTGATGTTCATTCTCACCGCCACCGCGCAGATCGCCGGCATCCGGGTGAATCTGCCCAAGGCCTCCTCGTCGGCGGCCCTGTCGCAACCCAAGACCAAGGCGATTTCGATCAACGACACCGGCGCGGTGTTTCTCGATGCCTATCCGGTCACCTTGCCGGAGCTGGAGGAGCGCCTGCGCACCGAGAAGGCGCTCAATCCGGAGTTTCCGGTGATCGTGCGCGGCGACGCGGTGGTGCAGTACCAGAAGGTCGTCGAGGTTCTCGATCTGTTGCGCCGCCTTGAACTGTCGCAAGTCGGTCTGGTGACCGGCAAGCCGAACTGA
- a CDS encoding GspH/FimT family pseudopilin, translated as MNPILRGRGFSLIEVMVVLVIVGIASAAISVSVTPNAADTLRLDARELAARLSAAQHEARLDGRVIVWQPLGDGYAFARGTWTAVPGSVVPAVSTAGELDRFAGDDALRPRRWRAGEVEVAPAAPLRLTSEWIGAPLRLTLRHGADAVVIERDAAGAFRVP; from the coding sequence ATGAATCCGATTCTTCGCGGCCGGGGGTTTTCCCTGATCGAAGTGATGGTGGTGCTGGTCATTGTCGGCATCGCCTCCGCCGCCATCAGCGTCAGCGTCACGCCCAACGCCGCGGACACGCTGCGGCTTGACGCGCGCGAACTGGCCGCGCGCCTGAGCGCCGCGCAACACGAAGCGCGGCTCGACGGACGAGTGATCGTCTGGCAGCCGCTCGGCGACGGCTACGCCTTCGCGCGCGGCACCTGGACGGCGGTGCCGGGCAGCGTGGTGCCGGCGGTGTCGACGGCGGGGGAACTCGACCGTTTCGCCGGCGACGACGCGCTGCGGCCTCGGCGCTGGCGCGCCGGGGAGGTGGAGGTCGCGCCGGCCGCGCCGCTGCGGCTGACGTCCGAATGGATCGGCGCCCCGCTGCGCCTCACGCTCAGGCACGGCGCCGACGCGGTGGTGATCGAGCGCGATGCCGCCGGCGCGTTCCGGGTGCCCTGA
- the gspI gene encoding type II secretion system minor pseudopilin GspI, which yields MTPRPSPPAGRAAGFTLIEVLIALTIVGVALAAFARMTGQTAANAGYLAESSLAMLSADNALAELRIGTLPAPGVRVLDCPQGDLPLVCRVEILAAPQALRDVAVDVYDGRERNRRLAHLTTRLPEPRS from the coding sequence ATGACGCCCCGTCCTTCGCCGCCCGCCGGCCGCGCCGCGGGATTCACCCTGATCGAAGTGCTGATCGCGCTCACCATCGTCGGCGTGGCGCTGGCGGCCTTCGCGCGCATGACCGGCCAGACCGCCGCCAACGCGGGCTACCTCGCGGAAAGTTCGCTGGCCATGCTGTCCGCGGACAACGCCCTGGCCGAGCTGCGGATCGGCACGCTGCCCGCGCCGGGCGTGCGCGTACTGGATTGCCCGCAAGGCGATCTGCCCCTGGTGTGCCGCGTGGAAATCCTCGCCGCACCGCAAGCGCTGCGCGATGTCGCCGTGGATGTGTACGACGGGCGCGAACGCAACCGGCGCCTCGCCCACCTCACAACCCGCCTGCCGGAGCCGCGCTCATGA
- a CDS encoding transposase, which yields MKRMTAKHKCRTGVKGNRVTMTELDDKLSEWVGVARKVGPVIVDRYDSPWVCIVAYPTWHEINNLRTYIPDPAHALVILRDHIDDALGAETDALRELSDRCAGGVAAAFVIRAWVLQIVYSLGRAEIVREALTYNMLWRWFVGYTEASTPLPDAEEFVRDMCLVSADARVVNAVYRCLSCHVSTHADACEFSINFGLLHTLRDHYVPALPPELCDVAEPDAGGGDPVVPV from the coding sequence ATGAAGAGAATGACGGCCAAGCACAAGTGCAGAACCGGAGTGAAGGGCAACAGGGTGACGATGACCGAGCTGGACGACAAATTGTCCGAATGGGTCGGTGTCGCACGGAAGGTCGGCCCGGTCATTGTCGATCGCTACGACTCGCCGTGGGTCTGCATCGTGGCCTATCCCACCTGGCACGAGATCAACAATCTGCGCACCTACATTCCCGATCCGGCGCATGCCCTGGTGATTTTGCGCGACCACATCGACGACGCGCTCGGCGCCGAAACCGATGCGCTGCGCGAATTGAGCGACCGTTGCGCCGGCGGCGTGGCGGCGGCGTTCGTGATCCGCGCCTGGGTGCTGCAGATCGTGTATTCCCTGGGGCGCGCCGAGATCGTCCGCGAGGCCCTGACCTACAACATGCTCTGGCGGTGGTTCGTCGGTTATACGGAAGCCTCGACGCCGCTGCCCGACGCGGAAGAGTTCGTTCGCGACATGTGCCTTGTCAGCGCCGACGCGCGCGTGGTGAATGCGGTGTACCGCTGTTTGTCCTGCCACGTGTCGACGCATGCGGATGCCTGCGAATTCAGCATCAACTTCGGTTTGCTGCACACGCTGCGCGATCACTATGTGCCCGCGTTGCCGCCGGAACTGTGCGACGTGGCCGAGCCGGACGCCGGGGGCGGCGACCCCGTGGTGCCGGTATGA
- a CDS encoding putative porin, which translates to MNFQPTRLASMMAVALTFGAAQAPAHANATGGKGDVTVELIELLVQTGVLKKEQAGTLLERAQANALAKAAQPMADPGAALAQPGDVRVPYIPQSVRKQIQQEVKAEMMEQARAENWAQPSTFPDWVSRITLEGDVRVRNESRLFDSRNSNEIIDFTAFNDKGPAATVVGNQRNPFDLPYLNTRQDRRNLWRYRARFGVKAAITDNWSAGIRLASGSDKNPVSTSDTFGEGMGKKEFWLDQAYISYRPAKWATVTAGRAASPFLSTDMLFSDDLQFDGVSAKFAHDLGGGPVSLFGGFGAFALDYAKNRWRSETGTEGKSENKWLFGAQLGGKWKPDNDNTLTGALAYYRFQNIAGQRSSPCTLYSKSDVCDSDWSKPAFMQKGNTLFLLRDIRQWSPDPAKWNEWQYVGLASRFNLLDVNLSWDTRLFGGMGLRVDGNFVRNLAYDKMEMVRRAGGLSNIATNAAGTQATGTTDIKSGPNAWMLQATFGRGLKLENARDWRVFAGYKYIQPDALPDGYNDSGFHMGGTNAKGYQLGAAYAFDKNVYGQFSWSSAKEIYGAPLSIDVVRFDLNARF; encoded by the coding sequence ATGAATTTCCAACCCACCCGGCTGGCCAGCATGATGGCGGTCGCCCTGACTTTCGGCGCCGCGCAGGCGCCCGCCCATGCCAATGCGACGGGCGGCAAGGGCGACGTCACGGTCGAACTGATCGAGCTTTTGGTGCAGACCGGGGTACTCAAGAAAGAACAGGCCGGCACGCTGCTCGAGCGCGCCCAGGCCAACGCCCTGGCCAAGGCCGCGCAACCGATGGCCGATCCGGGCGCCGCGCTCGCCCAGCCAGGCGATGTGCGCGTGCCCTATATCCCGCAGTCGGTGCGCAAGCAGATCCAGCAGGAAGTGAAAGCGGAGATGATGGAACAGGCCCGCGCCGAGAACTGGGCGCAGCCGAGCACCTTCCCGGACTGGGTATCGCGCATCACCCTGGAAGGCGATGTGCGCGTGCGCAACGAGTCGCGCCTGTTCGACAGCCGCAACAGCAATGAAATCATCGACTTCACCGCGTTCAACGACAAGGGGCCGGCGGCGACCGTGGTGGGCAACCAGCGCAACCCCTTCGACCTGCCGTATCTCAATACCCGCCAGGATCGCCGCAACCTGTGGCGCTACCGCGCGAGATTCGGCGTGAAGGCGGCGATCACCGACAACTGGAGCGCCGGCATCCGCCTCGCCAGCGGCAGCGACAAGAACCCGGTGTCGACCTCCGACACCTTCGGCGAAGGCATGGGCAAGAAGGAGTTCTGGCTGGATCAGGCCTATATCTCCTATCGCCCGGCCAAGTGGGCGACGGTCACCGCCGGCCGCGCGGCCAGCCCCTTCCTGTCCACCGACATGCTGTTCTCCGACGACCTGCAGTTCGACGGCGTGTCGGCGAAGTTCGCCCATGATCTGGGCGGCGGTCCGGTCAGCCTGTTCGGCGGTTTTGGCGCCTTCGCGCTCGACTACGCCAAGAACCGCTGGCGTTCGGAGACCGGCACCGAGGGCAAGAGCGAGAACAAGTGGCTGTTCGGCGCGCAGCTGGGCGGCAAATGGAAGCCCGACAACGACAACACCCTGACCGGCGCGCTGGCCTACTACCGTTTCCAGAACATCGCCGGCCAGCGCTCGTCGCCCTGCACGCTCTACAGCAAGAGCGATGTGTGCGACAGCGACTGGTCCAAGCCCGCGTTCATGCAAAAGGGCAACACCCTGTTCCTGCTGCGCGATATCCGCCAGTGGTCGCCGGATCCGGCCAAGTGGAACGAGTGGCAGTACGTCGGCCTCGCCTCCAGGTTCAACCTGCTGGACGTGAACCTGTCGTGGGATACCCGGCTGTTCGGCGGCATGGGATTGCGCGTGGACGGCAATTTCGTGCGCAACCTGGCCTACGACAAGATGGAGATGGTCCGCCGCGCCGGCGGTCTGTCCAATATCGCCACCAATGCGGCCGGCACGCAGGCGACCGGAACCACCGACATCAAGAGCGGCCCGAACGCCTGGATGCTGCAGGCGACCTTCGGTCGCGGCCTGAAGCTCGAGAACGCCCGGGACTGGCGGGTTTTCGCGGGCTACAAGTATATCCAGCCCGATGCGCTTCCGGACGGTTACAACGACAGCGGTTTCCATATGGGCGGCACCAACGCCAAAGGCTATCAGCTGGGCGCGGCCTACGCGTTCGACAAGAACGTCTACGGCCAGTTCAGCTGGAGCAGCGCCAAGGAAATCTACGGCGCGCCGCTGTCCATCGACGTGGTGCGCTTCGACCTGAACGCGCGTTTCTGA
- a CDS encoding ShlB/FhaC/HecB family hemolysin secretion/activation protein, with amino-acid sequence MSRPRRRARALRLAGLALAVHGVFHASPALAAAEPPAASRVTIYEYIVRGNTTLDIEAIEKAVTPHLGPDRTMADIEAARDALQKTYNERGLQSVYVDLPEQQVVGGVVILQVAETRVGRLRVSGARYHSPLEIRDKVPALKEGEVPNFRLAQAQLGELNRTPDRQVLPSVKPGQVPGTMDVELQVDDKSPWGASFGLNNDYSVDTSKLRAVATLSHSNLWQLGHSASLTFFTAPRRSNDAKVLSASYSLPLTDRWRLDLSGFKSDSNVATLNNTNVLGKGHSFSVAGTYAWEPVGNWHHSVSAGLDVKHFDETLKFGQDRQSVPIRYAPFTLSYSGFRATETSQSVIDLSLTGASRSFFSIGSKDREFHEKRWLASPSFLVFKGNFSHTQDLYRNWQAMGRVAFQFASGPLVSNEQFSAGGATSVRGYYAAERTGDAGYLLGAELRTPSIAPWLGGVVSEWRFYAFAETAGTRLQQPLPEQASHYSLASVGLGTRLRFRDWLSAGVDWGYPLRDGSNTKKHDPRLNFNLRASY; translated from the coding sequence ATGAGCCGGCCGCGCCGGCGGGCGCGGGCCTTGCGTCTGGCCGGTCTGGCGCTCGCCGTCCATGGGGTGTTTCATGCTTCCCCGGCGCTGGCCGCCGCGGAGCCGCCCGCGGCGTCGCGCGTGACCATTTACGAATACATCGTGCGTGGCAACACCACGCTGGATATCGAGGCGATCGAAAAGGCGGTGACGCCCCACCTGGGGCCGGACCGGACCATGGCGGACATCGAGGCGGCGCGCGATGCCCTCCAGAAAACCTACAACGAACGGGGTCTGCAGTCGGTGTACGTGGACCTTCCCGAGCAGCAGGTGGTCGGCGGCGTGGTGATCCTGCAGGTGGCCGAGACCCGGGTCGGCCGGCTGCGGGTGAGCGGCGCGCGTTATCACTCGCCGCTGGAAATCCGCGACAAAGTGCCGGCGCTCAAGGAAGGCGAGGTGCCCAACTTCCGTCTGGCCCAGGCGCAGCTGGGCGAACTGAACCGCACGCCCGACCGGCAGGTGCTGCCTTCCGTGAAGCCCGGCCAGGTGCCGGGCACCATGGACGTGGAGCTGCAGGTCGACGACAAGAGCCCCTGGGGAGCGAGTTTCGGCCTGAACAACGACTACAGCGTCGACACCTCCAAGCTGCGCGCGGTGGCGACCTTGAGCCACAGCAACCTCTGGCAGCTCGGGCATTCGGCGTCGCTGACCTTTTTCACCGCGCCGCGCCGCTCGAACGATGCGAAAGTGCTGTCCGCCTCGTACTCGCTGCCGCTGACCGACCGCTGGCGCCTCGATCTGTCCGGTTTCAAGAGCGACAGCAATGTGGCGACGCTCAACAACACCAATGTGCTGGGCAAGGGGCATTCGTTTTCCGTGGCCGGGACCTATGCCTGGGAGCCGGTCGGCAACTGGCACCACTCGGTGTCGGCCGGCCTGGATGTCAAGCATTTCGACGAGACGCTGAAGTTCGGCCAGGACCGCCAGAGCGTGCCGATCCGCTACGCGCCGTTCACGCTTTCCTATAGCGGTTTTCGCGCCACCGAAACCTCGCAGTCCGTCATCGACCTGAGCCTGACCGGCGCATCGCGCAGCTTTTTCAGCATCGGCAGCAAGGACCGCGAGTTCCACGAGAAGCGCTGGCTGGCCAGTCCGAGTTTTCTGGTGTTCAAGGGGAATTTTAGTCATACGCAGGACCTTTACCGCAACTGGCAGGCGATGGGGCGCGTCGCGTTCCAGTTCGCGTCCGGACCGCTGGTGTCGAACGAGCAGTTCTCCGCCGGCGGGGCCACCAGCGTGCGCGGCTACTACGCGGCCGAACGCACCGGCGACGCCGGCTACCTGCTGGGCGCCGAGCTGCGCACACCGTCGATCGCCCCGTGGCTGGGCGGGGTGGTCAGCGAATGGCGTTTTTACGCCTTCGCGGAAACCGCCGGCACGCGTCTGCAGCAGCCGCTGCCGGAGCAGGCGTCCCATTACTCGCTGGCCAGTGTCGGTCTCGGTACCCGCCTGAGGTTCCGCGACTGGCTGTCGGCCGGCGTCGACTGGGGCTACCCGCTGCGCGACGGCTCCAACACGAAAAAGCACGATCCGCGGCTGAACTTCAACCTTCGCGCCAGTTATTGA
- a CDS encoding type II secretion system protein N, producing MISLKRGGAAPSCAWPIHLAGLLAVAGALVFWGVRLAGLRAAPPVARAPAPVTAPATDADGERIAAWLGPGEVRLNVSVLGLARQGGRAIALLSVNDGPPKPYAAGDTLMRDVTLDAIETDGVTVSRSGKSARLPAPVPPDPLPNGIVRVP from the coding sequence ATGATTTCATTGAAACGGGGCGGGGCCGCGCCATCCTGCGCGTGGCCGATCCATCTGGCCGGTCTGCTCGCCGTGGCCGGCGCGCTGGTGTTTTGGGGCGTCCGCCTGGCGGGCCTCAGAGCCGCGCCTCCCGTGGCGCGCGCTCCGGCCCCGGTCACGGCGCCCGCCACCGACGCGGACGGCGAGCGCATCGCCGCCTGGCTCGGACCGGGCGAGGTGCGGCTGAACGTGAGCGTGCTGGGCCTCGCGCGCCAGGGAGGGCGGGCCATCGCCCTCCTGAGCGTGAACGATGGGCCGCCCAAACCCTACGCCGCGGGCGACACGCTCATGCGCGACGTGACGCTCGACGCCATCGAGACGGACGGCGTGACGGTGTCGCGCTCGGGCAAATCCGCCCGCCTTCCCGCGCCCGTGCCCCCCGATCCGCTGCCCAACGGCATTGTACGTGTCCCGTAG